A single genomic interval of Amblyomma americanum isolate KBUSLIRL-KWMA chromosome 11, ASM5285725v1, whole genome shotgun sequence harbors:
- the LOC144111439 gene encoding uncharacterized protein LOC144111439, translating to MDRRQAFLDWFRDERNLEHHVLFGMSLLLATSLSLALTLSWLEASRRMANLSWLLSVPLGLALLLHSCVWASLAVYGLWQYPMAYRRWKDEMLPMVGRHFVSMTQTCAPAAPAQAP from the exons ATGGACCGCCGACAG GCCTTCCTGGACTGGTTCCGTGACGAGAGAAACCTGGAGCACCACGTGTTGTTCGGCATGAGCCTGCTGCTGGCCACCAGCCTGTCTCTGGCCCTGACGCTGTCGTGGCTGGAGGCGAGCCGACGGATGGCCAACCTCTCGTGGCTGCTCTCGGTGCCACTGGGACTGGCCCTGCTCCTGCACAGCTGCGTGTGGGCGAGCCTGGCCGTCTACGGACTCTG GCAGTATCCGATGGCCTACCGGAGATGGAAGGATGAGATGCTGCCCATGGTCGGCCGACATTTTGTCAGCATGACGCAGACATGTGCGCCAGCCGCCCCTGCCCAAGCTCCGTAG
- the LOC144109592 gene encoding uncharacterized protein LOC144109592, with the protein MLSPHIEPQDVVEAAHAVTEATEAAGSPAVVAAASAADGPPAVIPVPNAALVPALDGGCLIEPPTALPTERVPVAAAGVLEGNTTNFKWNWTTCRAAAPSEQPAREYPRVRTNCNDRHSSPGLAARDINVLRGTYHARTYPCDACGYHFDVRMDRRQAFLDWFRDERNLGHHVLFGMSLLLTTSLSLALTLSWLEASRRMANLSWLLSVPLGLALLLHSCVWASLAVYGLWQYPMAYRRWKDEMLPMVGRHFVSMTQTCAPAAPAQAP; encoded by the exons ATGCTGTCGCCGCACATAGAACCTCAAGATGTAGTGGAGGCCGCACATGCGGTCACGGAAGCGACTGAGGCTGCAGGTTCACCCGCAGTTGTGGCGGCGGCTTCGGCTGCTGACGGGCCTCCTGCAGTTATTCCGGTTCCGAATGCGGCACTGGTTCCTGCTTTGGATGGTGGCTGCTTGATTGAGCCGCCTACTGCACTACCGACTGAACGTGTGCCAGTTGCGGCCGCCGGAGTACTTGAGGGAAATACTACAAACTTCAAGTGGAACTGGACCACGTGCAGGG CTGCAGCCCCATCCGAACAACCAGCCCGTGAGTACCCTAGAGTGAGGACGAACTGCAATGATCGACACAGCTCGCCCG GCCTCGCCGCCAGGGATATCAACGTGTTGCGAGGCACGTATCACGCCAGAACCTACCCCTGCGACGCCTGTGGCTACCACTTCGATGTCCGCATGGACCGCCGACAG GCCTTCCTGGACTGGTTTCGTGACGAGAGAAACCTGGGCCACCACGTGTTGTTCGGCATGAGCCTGCTGCTGACCACCAGCCTGTCTCTGGCCCTGACGCTGTCGTGGCTGGAGGCGAGCCGACGGATGGCCAACCTCTCGTGGCTTCTCTCGGTGCCCCTGGGACTGGCCCTGCTCCTGCACAGCTGCGTCTGGGCGAGCCTGGCCGTCTACGGACTCTG GCAGTATCCGATGGCCTACCGGAGATGGAAGGATGAGATGCTGCCCATGGTCGGCCGACATTTTGTCAGCATGACGCAGACATGTGCGCCAGCCGCCCCTGCCCAAGCTCCGTAG